A window of Amycolatopsis australiensis contains these coding sequences:
- a CDS encoding zinc-binding dehydrogenase, whose protein sequence is MIDTRAAVLTAIGKPLELTTIQVDSPEPDEVRVAVANVGLCHSDLHYLTGTVSTGLPVVLGHEVAGVVEAVGAQVTGLRPGDRVAGVLTPSCGRCGNCETGRPTQCRRVDEVRRRPRPAFRTTSGQAIGRLGDVGAFSQHILMRDNALVRLPEDLPLPVGCLLSCCVITGVGAVFRGARVRPGSTVAVVGCGGVGSAIIQGARLAGASAVIAIDIDDARLEAARGYGATSVINSAAGDVVAELHRLLGDGVDYSFEAVGSARTAATALALLRPTGTACLVGIAPDGTDISVPAADFFFQEKRLIGSYMGSGHARQDILQLARLYRQGRLLLDEMVTRVIPFGEINEGFEAMKSGDVTRVVVDLRS, encoded by the coding sequence ATGATCGACACCCGGGCCGCGGTGCTCACCGCGATCGGCAAGCCCCTCGAACTGACGACCATCCAGGTGGACTCCCCGGAACCCGACGAGGTACGCGTCGCGGTCGCGAACGTCGGGCTGTGCCACAGCGACCTGCACTACCTGACCGGAACGGTCTCGACCGGCCTGCCGGTCGTGCTCGGCCACGAGGTGGCGGGCGTCGTCGAGGCCGTGGGCGCACAGGTCACCGGGCTGCGTCCCGGCGACCGCGTGGCCGGCGTCCTGACGCCCTCGTGCGGCCGCTGCGGCAACTGCGAGACCGGGCGGCCGACCCAGTGCCGGCGCGTCGACGAAGTCCGACGCCGTCCCCGGCCCGCGTTCCGGACCACGAGCGGCCAGGCCATCGGGCGGCTCGGCGACGTCGGCGCGTTCTCCCAGCACATCCTGATGCGCGACAACGCCCTGGTGCGATTGCCCGAGGACCTGCCACTGCCCGTCGGGTGCCTGCTGTCCTGCTGCGTCATCACCGGCGTCGGCGCCGTCTTCCGCGGCGCCCGGGTGCGGCCGGGCAGCACCGTCGCGGTCGTCGGGTGCGGCGGCGTCGGATCGGCCATCATCCAGGGCGCCCGGCTCGCCGGCGCCTCGGCCGTCATCGCGATCGACATCGACGACGCCCGGCTCGAAGCCGCCCGGGGCTACGGCGCGACAAGCGTCATCAACAGCGCGGCCGGGGATGTCGTGGCGGAACTCCACCGCTTGCTGGGCGACGGCGTGGACTACTCCTTCGAAGCGGTCGGCTCCGCCCGCACCGCGGCGACCGCCCTCGCCCTGCTGCGCCCGACGGGTACGGCCTGCCTGGTCGGGATCGCGCCCGACGGCACCGATATCTCCGTCCCCGCGGCTGACTTCTTCTTCCAGGAGAAGCGGCTCATCGGCTCCTACATGGGCTCGGGCCACGCCCGCCAGGACATCCTCCAGCTCGCGCGCCTGTACCGGCAGGGCCGGCTGCTGCTCGACGAAATGGTCACGCGGGTCATCCCGTTCGGCGAAATCAACGAGGGCTTCGAGGCGATGAAGTCCGGCGACGTGACCCGCGTCGTCGTCGACCTCCGGTCCTGA